A stretch of Pogona vitticeps strain Pit_001003342236 chromosome 5, PviZW2.1, whole genome shotgun sequence DNA encodes these proteins:
- the LOC110071365 gene encoding olfactory receptor 5B21-like, translated as MDAGNQTQIREFVFMGYPSHPSHQITLFLVFLAAYLITMITNLTILILVVRDSRLHSPMYFFLSHLSCLDICLSSTVVPKILVNVVRQRQTISYNGCLAQVFFLVSFAATEPALLAIMAYDRYAAICRPLHYTHLMSNRVCVMLASGFWLWGFLNSSVYTALASKLSFCGVNLVPHIYCDVPPLMKIACGHAHADDLVNHITSTFVGPVPFVFIILSYLYILASILRLRSNLDRQRAFSTCGSHITVVTLYIGNGFLNYNQPRAGYSLATDTLVSSMFCIVTPMLNPLIYSLRNQEVREALRKVLHRQRTG; from the coding sequence ATGGACGCTGGGAACCAGACGCAGATCAGAGAGTTTGTGTTCATGGGATATCCCAGCCATCCAAGCCATCAGATCACCCTCTTCTTAGTTTTCCTAGCAGCCTACTTGATCACCATGATCACCAATCTCACTATCCTAATCCTGGTCGTCCGGGATTCCCGTCTCCACAGCCCCATGTACTTCTTCCTCAGCCACCTCTCCTGCTTAGATATTTGCCTGTCCTCCACCGTGGTTCCCAAGATCTTGGTGAACGTCGTGCGTCAGAGACAGACCATCTCCTACAACGGGTGCCTGGCGCAGGTCTTCTTCCTGGTCAGCTTTGCTGCAACTGAACCCGCCCTGCTGGCCATCATGGCCTATGACCGCTATGCTGCCATTTGCCGGCCTTTGCACTACACCCACCTCATGAGTAACAGGGTATGTGTTATGCTTGCTTCAGGCTTTTGGCTCTGGGGTTTCCTGAACTCATCTGTTTACACTGCCCTGGCCTCCAAGTTGTCGTTCTGTGGAGTCAACCTGGTTCCCCACATCTACTGCGATGTGCCACCACTCATGAAAATTGCTTGTGGTCATGCGCATGCCGACGATCTGGTTAATCACATCACAAGCACTTTTGTGGGCCCGGTGCCCTTCGTCTTCATCATCCTCTCCTACCTCTACATCCTGGCCTCCATCCTGCGCCTCCGCTCCAACCTGGACAGGCAGAGAGCTTTCTCCACCTGTGGGTCTCACATCACCGTGGTCACCCTCTATATTGGAAATGGATTCCTGAACTACAACCAGCCGAGGGCTGGCTACTCCCTAGCGACGGACACTCTGGTCTCCTCCATGTTCTGCATCGTCACCCCCATGCTGAACCCCCTCATCTACAGCCTGCGCAACCAGGAAGTCCGGGAAGCCCTGAGGAAGGTTCTGCATCGCCAAAGGACAGGTTAA
- the LOC110070567 gene encoding olfactory receptor 5V1-like, which yields MDAENQTQIREFKLLGFPSHPSYQITLFLLFLATYVVTVMGNLTILILVVRDSRLHSPMYFFLSHLSCLDICLSSTVVPKILVNVVRQRQTISYNGCLAQVFFLIGFAGCEPALLAIMAYDRYAAICRPLHYTHLMSRRLCNQCTAAIWFWGFLDAAVHAAVASKLSFCGVSQIPHIYCDVPPLIEIACSDTHVNEVINHITSTFVALVPFLFIFISYLYILASILRIRSSTGRRKAFSTCGSHITVVTLYIGNALLNYNRPIAGYSLEVDTLVSTMFCIVTPMLNPLIYSLRNQEVREGRFCIARGYVNMEQECWFLGF from the coding sequence ATGGATGCTGAGAATCAGACGCAGATCAGAGAGTTTAAACTCTTGGGATTTCCCAGCCATCCAAGCTATCAGATCACCCTCTTCCTCTTGTTCCTGGCCACCTACGTGGTGACTGTCATGGGCAATCTCACTATCCTAATCCTGGTCGTCCGGGATTCCCGTCTCCACAGCCCCATGTACTTCTTCCTCAGCCACCTCTCCTGCTTAGATATTTGCCTGTCCTCCACTGTGGTTCCCAAGATCTTGGTGAACGTTGTGCGCCAGAGACAGACCATCTCCTACAACGGGTGCCTGGCGCAGGTCTTCTTCCTGATTGGCTTTGCTGGATGCGAACCTGCCCTGCTGGCCATCATGGCCTACGACCGCTATGCTGCCATTTGCCGGCCTTTGCACTACACCCACCTCATGAGTAGAAGGCTATGTAACCAATGCACTGCAGCCATTTGGTTCTGGGGTTTCCTGGACGCAGCAGTTCATGCAGCTGTCGCCTCCAAGCTGTCGTTCTGTGGGGTCAGCCAGATTCCCCACATCTACTGTGATGTCCCACCACTAATAGAAATTGCTTGCAGTGACACACATGTTAACGAAGTGATTAATCACATCACAAGCACTTTTGTGGCCCTGGTGCCCTTCCTCTTCATCTTCATTTCCTATCTCTACATCCTGGCCTCCATCCTGCGCATCCGTTCCAGCACCGGCCGGCGCAAGGCTTTCTCCACCTGTGGGTCCCACATCACCGTGGTCACCCTCTACATTGGAAATGCGCTTCTGAATTACAACCGCCCCATCGCTGGCTACTCTTTGGAGGTCGACACTCTGGTCTCCACCATGTTCTGCATCGTCACCCCCATGCTGAACCCCCTCATCTACAGCCTGCGCAACCAGGAAGTCCGGGAAGGAAGGTTCTGCATCGCCAGAGGATACGTTAACATGGaacaggaatgctggtttttaggtttttaa
- the LOC110070572 gene encoding olfactory receptor 5T7-like, with the protein MPASLLFFSIQTSTVASMDVRNMTQVTEFVFLGFSGIPQGHIYFFFLFLAIYLVTITGNTTMVALIQMDRCLHNPMYFFLSHLSCIDVCFSSVTIPKILVNLWHQKHTISPNQCMAQMFFLMAFAGSECALLAVMAFDRYAAICQPLRYTHLMSSQVRIPLAVGVWIWGLLDSAIHTALATRLSFCEANQIDHIFCDVPPLLKIACSDTYVNELSLHLASIFMGFGPLLFILLSYAYILLAILRIRSNTGRRKAFSTCAAHVIVVAIYYGMANVNYNRPRAGYSLQIDTLISSLYCFVTPMLNPLIYSLRNKEVKAALRKFLAGLKKEYLSS; encoded by the coding sequence ATGCCagcttcccttttgtttttctctatACAGACCAGCACTGTGGCCTCCATGGATGTCAGGAACATGACACAGGTAACAGAGTTTGTCTTCCTCGGCTTCTCGGGGATTCCACAAGGTCACATCTACTTCTTCTTTCTATTCCTAGCTATCTACTTGGTGACCATCACTGGGAACACCACCATGGTCGCCCTGATCCAGATGGATCGATGCCTTCACAACCCCATGTACTTCTTCCTCAGCCACCTGTCCTGCATAGATGTTTGCTTCTCCTCGGTCACCATTCCCAAGATCCTGGTGAACCTCTGGCACCAGAAACACACAATTTCACCCAACCAGTGCATGGCCCAAATGTTCTTCTTGATGGCCTTTGCAGGCTCTGAGTGTGCCCTGCTGGCCGTCATGGCCTTTGACCGCTATGCCGCCATTTGCCAGCCCCTGCGATACACTCATCTGATGAGCTCTCAGGTCCGTATTCCTCTCGCCGTTGGCGTCTGGATCTGGGGCTTGCTGGACTCGGCCATTCACACGGCCCTGGCTACTCGCCTGTCCTTCTGTGAGGCCAACCAGATTGACCACATCTTCTGCGACGTCCCGCCCCTCTTGAAGATCGCCTGCAGTGACACCTACGTCAACGAGCTCAGTCTTCACTTGGCCAGCATCTTCATGGGCTTCGGCCCCTTGCTTTTCATCCTCCTCTCTTATGCCTACATCCTGCTGGCCATCTTGCGGATCCGTTCCAATACCGGCCGACGCAAGGCCTTTTCCACCTGCGCTGCTCACGTGATTGTAGTTGCCATCTACTATGGGATGGCAAATGTCAACTACAACCGCCCCAGGGCGGGCTACTCCCTGCAAATCGACACTCTGATCTCCTCCCTGTATTGCTTTGTCACCCCCATGCTCAACCCCCTCATCTACAGCCTTCGGAACAAGGAAGTGAAAGCAGCCCTGAGGAAGTTCCTGGCTGGTCTGAAGAAGGAATATCTTTCCTCCTAA